From a region of the bacterium genome:
- a CDS encoding TdeIII family type II restriction endonuclease yields the protein MSIVREQRQVIESHLIEKIRRKLRDYSPETQSMPFHFRLLGRDRMALYSFIHSVNTMLGQSIFEKVAEIIARSNFERAEAQYRFEGYLSSNAVLEIDRIMSNLRSAARQASESSENNRIRSVANQGTLGNLRRTRADLFVMQNNTEYYFEIKTVKPNIDVFTRTKEKLLQWKAMRYSIDRNIRVRTYICIPYNPEEPNPYSRWTLQGLYDLENEVLVAEEFWNFLGGEGTYEDLLDIFEQTGMELRTEIDERLAEF from the coding sequence ATGAGTATTGTTAGGGAGCAACGGCAAGTAATTGAATCGCATTTAATAGAAAAAATAAGAAGAAAATTGCGCGATTATTCTCCTGAAACTCAATCGATGCCGTTTCATTTTCGGTTACTCGGTAGAGATCGAATGGCGTTATATTCATTTATTCATTCGGTAAATACAATGCTCGGTCAATCTATTTTTGAGAAAGTAGCTGAAATTATTGCTCGGTCAAATTTTGAACGAGCGGAAGCGCAATATAGATTTGAAGGATACCTAAGTAGTAATGCAGTTTTAGAAATAGATAGGATAATGTCTAATTTAAGAAGTGCTGCACGCCAAGCAAGTGAATCCTCTGAGAATAATAGAATTCGGTCTGTTGCTAATCAAGGAACACTTGGAAATTTGCGGAGAACAAGAGCTGACCTTTTTGTTATGCAAAACAATACTGAGTATTATTTTGAAATCAAAACGGTTAAACCCAATATTGATGTTTTTACAAGAACTAAAGAGAAACTTTTGCAATGGAAAGCAATGAGATATAGTATTGACCGGAATATCAGAGTAAGAACATATATTTGCATACCGTACAATCCGGAGGAACCGAATCCATATAGTCGTTGGACGTTACAGGGACTATATGACCTAGAAAACGAGGTCCTGGTTGCCGAAGAATTTTGGAATTTTCTCGGTGGTGAAGGAACTTATGAAGATTTACTCGATATTTTTGAACAAACAGGTATGGAATTAAGGACTGAAATAGATGAAAGACTCGCAGAATTCTAA